One Ananas comosus cultivar F153 linkage group 1, ASM154086v1, whole genome shotgun sequence DNA window includes the following coding sequences:
- the LOC109711272 gene encoding uncharacterized protein LOC109711272 isoform X5, protein MESIYLHSLNPNPNPNPLSRSTSGPWRSRFAPNLRSSNRLLRIRRPRSLAPPLALQRRSSDHDVVVVGAGIVGLAIARHLLLHCGLSVAVADAGVPCSGATGAGQGYVWMAHKTLGSDAWQLAVRSKQLWEEMADGVAREGLDPQHILGWKKTGSLLIGRSAEELTTLEERVKVFTEAGLRAEYLSSSSLSSMEPALEVGKEGGAAFLPDDCQLDAHQTVSFIEKRNKSFAPEGRYAEFYNDPAIGLLRSDRSGAIEAVQTSEKILYGKKAIVIAAGAWSGSLMRSFDVNAPDVPVKPRKGHLLVLENFNEIKLNHGLMEAGYIDHQVGTSSDSATADSEQTLLSISMTATIDAKGNLVLGSSRQFSGFCREVDESIIKRIWDRAGEFFPTLRTISLDSLRKRQIRIGHRPYMPDGKPVIGPVPGLPNILLATGHEGSGLSLALGTAEMVADMILGNSPVVDCTPFSIRE, encoded by the exons ATGGAGTCCATTTATCTCCACtctctaaaccctaaccctaaccctaatcccctCTCCCGCTCCACCTCCGGTCCATGGCGATCCCGCTTCGCTCCCAATCTCCGATCCTCCAATCGTCTTCTCAGGATCCGACGGCCCAGATCCCTCGCCCCGCCCCTCGCGCTGCAGCGGCGTTCCTCCGACCacgacgtcgtcgtcgtcggcgccgGGATCGTCGGGCTCGCCATCgcccgccacctcctcctccactgcggcctctccgtcgccgtcgccgacgcCGGCGTCCCGTGCTCCGGCGCCACCGGAGCTG GGCAGGGGTACGTATGGATGGCGCACAAGACGCTGGGGAGCGACGCGTGGCAGCTGGCGGTGAGGAGCAAGCAGCTGTGGGAGGAGATGGCGGACGGCGTGGCGCGGGAGGGGTTGGATCCTCAACACATCTTGGGTTGGAAGAAAAcag GAAGCTTATTGATCGGTAGGAGTGCAGAAGAGCTAACTACATTGGAAGAAAGGGTGAAAGTTTTTACTGAAGCAGGGTTGAGAGCCGAATACTTGTCTAGCTCTTCATTGAGTTCAATGGAACCAGCACTTGAAGTTGGAAAAGAAGGTGGGGCTGCATTTCTACCAGATGATTGCCAGTTGGATGCACATCAGACTGTTTCTTTCATCGAAAAG CGTAATAAGTCTTTTGCTCCGGAAGGCAGATATGCAGAGTTCTATAATGATCCTGCCATTGGCTTATTAAG ATCTGATAGAAGCGGAGCAATCGAAGCTGTTCAAACTTCCGAGAAAATCTTGTATGGTAAAAAGGCTATTGTAATTGCTGCTGGTGCATGGAGTGGATCCTTGATGAGAAGCTTTGACGTTAATGCACCAGATGTTCCTGTAAAGCCTCGAAAG GGCCATCTTCTTGTGTTGGAGAACTTCAATGAGATTAAACTAAACCATGGCCTGATGGAGGCAGGATATATAGATCATCAGGTCGGCACTTCGTCTGATTCAGCTACAGCAGATAGTGAGCAAACTTTGCTCTCCATATCAATGACAGCCACCATAGATGCGAAAGGCAATCTTGTTCTAG GCAGCAGCCGCCAGTTCAGTGGATTTTGTAGAGAAGTAGACGAGTCTATCATCAAGCGCATATGGGACCGAGCAGGGGAGTTCTTTCCCACACTAAGGACTATATCTCTTGATTCATTGCGGAAGAGACAGATAAGAATAGGACACCGACCTTATA TGCCCGATGGGAAGCCGGTGATTGGCCCTGTTCCCGGTTTGCCGAACATTTTACTTGCAACAGGACACGAAGGAAGCGGACTTAGCTTG GCATTGGGCACTGCTGAAATGGTTGCTGATATGATCTTAGGGAACTCCCCTGTGGTGGACTGCACTCCGTTCTCCATACGCG AGTAA
- the LOC109711272 gene encoding uncharacterized protein LOC109711272 isoform X4 yields the protein MESIYLHSLNPNPNPNPLSRSTSGPWRSRFAPNLRSSNRLLRIRRPRSLAPPLALQRRSSDHDVVVVGAGIVGLAIARHLLLHCGLSVAVADAGVPCSGATGAGQGYVWMAHKTLGSDAWQLAVRSKQLWEEMADGVAREGLDPQHILGWKKTGSLLIGRSAEELTTLEERVKVFTEAGLRAEYLSSSSLSSMEPALEVGKEGGAAFLPDDCQLDAHQTVSFIEKRNKSFAPEGRYAEFYNDPAIGLLRSDRSGAIEAVQTSEKILYGKKAIVIAAGAWSGSLMRSFDVNAPDVPVKPRKGHLLVLENFNEIKLNHGLMEAGYIDHQVGTSSDSATADSEQTLLSISMTATIDAKGNLVLGSSRQFSGFCREVDESIIKRIWDRAGEFFPTLRTISLDSLRKRQIRIGHRPYMPDGKPVIGPVPGLPNILLATGHEGSGLSLALGTAEMVADMILGNSPVVDCTPFSIRGRF from the exons ATGGAGTCCATTTATCTCCACtctctaaaccctaaccctaaccctaatcccctCTCCCGCTCCACCTCCGGTCCATGGCGATCCCGCTTCGCTCCCAATCTCCGATCCTCCAATCGTCTTCTCAGGATCCGACGGCCCAGATCCCTCGCCCCGCCCCTCGCGCTGCAGCGGCGTTCCTCCGACCacgacgtcgtcgtcgtcggcgccgGGATCGTCGGGCTCGCCATCgcccgccacctcctcctccactgcggcctctccgtcgccgtcgccgacgcCGGCGTCCCGTGCTCCGGCGCCACCGGAGCTG GGCAGGGGTACGTATGGATGGCGCACAAGACGCTGGGGAGCGACGCGTGGCAGCTGGCGGTGAGGAGCAAGCAGCTGTGGGAGGAGATGGCGGACGGCGTGGCGCGGGAGGGGTTGGATCCTCAACACATCTTGGGTTGGAAGAAAAcag GAAGCTTATTGATCGGTAGGAGTGCAGAAGAGCTAACTACATTGGAAGAAAGGGTGAAAGTTTTTACTGAAGCAGGGTTGAGAGCCGAATACTTGTCTAGCTCTTCATTGAGTTCAATGGAACCAGCACTTGAAGTTGGAAAAGAAGGTGGGGCTGCATTTCTACCAGATGATTGCCAGTTGGATGCACATCAGACTGTTTCTTTCATCGAAAAG CGTAATAAGTCTTTTGCTCCGGAAGGCAGATATGCAGAGTTCTATAATGATCCTGCCATTGGCTTATTAAG ATCTGATAGAAGCGGAGCAATCGAAGCTGTTCAAACTTCCGAGAAAATCTTGTATGGTAAAAAGGCTATTGTAATTGCTGCTGGTGCATGGAGTGGATCCTTGATGAGAAGCTTTGACGTTAATGCACCAGATGTTCCTGTAAAGCCTCGAAAG GGCCATCTTCTTGTGTTGGAGAACTTCAATGAGATTAAACTAAACCATGGCCTGATGGAGGCAGGATATATAGATCATCAGGTCGGCACTTCGTCTGATTCAGCTACAGCAGATAGTGAGCAAACTTTGCTCTCCATATCAATGACAGCCACCATAGATGCGAAAGGCAATCTTGTTCTAG GCAGCAGCCGCCAGTTCAGTGGATTTTGTAGAGAAGTAGACGAGTCTATCATCAAGCGCATATGGGACCGAGCAGGGGAGTTCTTTCCCACACTAAGGACTATATCTCTTGATTCATTGCGGAAGAGACAGATAAGAATAGGACACCGACCTTATA TGCCCGATGGGAAGCCGGTGATTGGCCCTGTTCCCGGTTTGCCGAACATTTTACTTGCAACAGGACACGAAGGAAGCGGACTTAGCTTG GCATTGGGCACTGCTGAAATGGTTGCTGATATGATCTTAGGGAACTCCCCTGTGGTGGACTGCACTCCGTTCTCCATACGCGGTAGGTTTTGA
- the LOC109711272 gene encoding uncharacterized protein LOC109711272 isoform X1 — translation MESIYLHSLNPNPNPNPLSRSTSGPWRSRFAPNLRSSNRLLRIRRPRSLAPPLALQRRSSDHDVVVVGAGIVGLAIARHLLLHCGLSVAVADAGVPCSGATGAGQGYVWMAHKTLGSDAWQLAVRSKQLWEEMADGVAREGLDPQHILGWKKTGSLLIGRSAEELTTLEERVKVFTEAGLRAEYLSSSSLSSMEPALEVGKEGGAAFLPDDCQLDAHQTVSFIEKRNKSFAPEGRYAEFYNDPAIGLLRSDRSGAIEAVQTSEKILYGKKAIVIAAGAWSGSLMRSFDVNAPDVPVKPRKGHLLVLENFNEIKLNHGLMEAGYIDHQVGTSSDSATADSEQTLLSISMTATIDAKGNLVLGSSRQFSGFCREVDESIIKRIWDRAGEFFPTLRTISLDSLRKRQIRIGHRPYMPDGKPVIGPVPGLPNILLATGHEGSGLSLISQALGTAEMVADMILGNSPVVDCTPFSIRGRF, via the exons ATGGAGTCCATTTATCTCCACtctctaaaccctaaccctaaccctaatcccctCTCCCGCTCCACCTCCGGTCCATGGCGATCCCGCTTCGCTCCCAATCTCCGATCCTCCAATCGTCTTCTCAGGATCCGACGGCCCAGATCCCTCGCCCCGCCCCTCGCGCTGCAGCGGCGTTCCTCCGACCacgacgtcgtcgtcgtcggcgccgGGATCGTCGGGCTCGCCATCgcccgccacctcctcctccactgcggcctctccgtcgccgtcgccgacgcCGGCGTCCCGTGCTCCGGCGCCACCGGAGCTG GGCAGGGGTACGTATGGATGGCGCACAAGACGCTGGGGAGCGACGCGTGGCAGCTGGCGGTGAGGAGCAAGCAGCTGTGGGAGGAGATGGCGGACGGCGTGGCGCGGGAGGGGTTGGATCCTCAACACATCTTGGGTTGGAAGAAAAcag GAAGCTTATTGATCGGTAGGAGTGCAGAAGAGCTAACTACATTGGAAGAAAGGGTGAAAGTTTTTACTGAAGCAGGGTTGAGAGCCGAATACTTGTCTAGCTCTTCATTGAGTTCAATGGAACCAGCACTTGAAGTTGGAAAAGAAGGTGGGGCTGCATTTCTACCAGATGATTGCCAGTTGGATGCACATCAGACTGTTTCTTTCATCGAAAAG CGTAATAAGTCTTTTGCTCCGGAAGGCAGATATGCAGAGTTCTATAATGATCCTGCCATTGGCTTATTAAG ATCTGATAGAAGCGGAGCAATCGAAGCTGTTCAAACTTCCGAGAAAATCTTGTATGGTAAAAAGGCTATTGTAATTGCTGCTGGTGCATGGAGTGGATCCTTGATGAGAAGCTTTGACGTTAATGCACCAGATGTTCCTGTAAAGCCTCGAAAG GGCCATCTTCTTGTGTTGGAGAACTTCAATGAGATTAAACTAAACCATGGCCTGATGGAGGCAGGATATATAGATCATCAGGTCGGCACTTCGTCTGATTCAGCTACAGCAGATAGTGAGCAAACTTTGCTCTCCATATCAATGACAGCCACCATAGATGCGAAAGGCAATCTTGTTCTAG GCAGCAGCCGCCAGTTCAGTGGATTTTGTAGAGAAGTAGACGAGTCTATCATCAAGCGCATATGGGACCGAGCAGGGGAGTTCTTTCCCACACTAAGGACTATATCTCTTGATTCATTGCGGAAGAGACAGATAAGAATAGGACACCGACCTTATA TGCCCGATGGGAAGCCGGTGATTGGCCCTGTTCCCGGTTTGCCGAACATTTTACTTGCAACAGGACACGAAGGAAGCGGACTTAGCTT GATATCTCAGGCATTGGGCACTGCTGAAATGGTTGCTGATATGATCTTAGGGAACTCCCCTGTGGTGGACTGCACTCCGTTCTCCATACGCGGTAGGTTTTGA
- the LOC109711272 gene encoding uncharacterized protein LOC109711272 isoform X6 codes for MESIYLHSLNPNPNPNPLSRSTSGPWRSRFAPNLRSSNRLLRIRRPRSLAPPLALQRRSSDHDVVVVGAGIVGLAIARHLLLHCGLSVAVADAGVPCSGATGAGQGYVWMAHKTLGSDAWQLAVRSKQLWEEMADGVAREGLDPQHILGWKKTGSLLIGRSAEELTTLEERVKVFTEAGLRAEYLSSSSLSSMEPALEVGKEGGAAFLPDDCQLDAHQTVSFIEKRNKSFAPEGRYAEFYNDPAIGLLRSDRSGAIEAVQTSEKILYGKKAIVIAAGAWSGSLMRSFDVNAPDVPVKPRKGHLLVLENFNEIKLNHGLMEAGYIDHQVGTSSDSATADSEQTLLSISMTATIDAKGNLVLGSSRQFSGFCREVDESIIKRIWDRAGEFFPTLRTISLDSLRKRQIRIGHRPYMPDGKPVIGPVPGLPNILLATGHEGSGLSLEFPDSIHYSSVASKDV; via the exons ATGGAGTCCATTTATCTCCACtctctaaaccctaaccctaaccctaatcccctCTCCCGCTCCACCTCCGGTCCATGGCGATCCCGCTTCGCTCCCAATCTCCGATCCTCCAATCGTCTTCTCAGGATCCGACGGCCCAGATCCCTCGCCCCGCCCCTCGCGCTGCAGCGGCGTTCCTCCGACCacgacgtcgtcgtcgtcggcgccgGGATCGTCGGGCTCGCCATCgcccgccacctcctcctccactgcggcctctccgtcgccgtcgccgacgcCGGCGTCCCGTGCTCCGGCGCCACCGGAGCTG GGCAGGGGTACGTATGGATGGCGCACAAGACGCTGGGGAGCGACGCGTGGCAGCTGGCGGTGAGGAGCAAGCAGCTGTGGGAGGAGATGGCGGACGGCGTGGCGCGGGAGGGGTTGGATCCTCAACACATCTTGGGTTGGAAGAAAAcag GAAGCTTATTGATCGGTAGGAGTGCAGAAGAGCTAACTACATTGGAAGAAAGGGTGAAAGTTTTTACTGAAGCAGGGTTGAGAGCCGAATACTTGTCTAGCTCTTCATTGAGTTCAATGGAACCAGCACTTGAAGTTGGAAAAGAAGGTGGGGCTGCATTTCTACCAGATGATTGCCAGTTGGATGCACATCAGACTGTTTCTTTCATCGAAAAG CGTAATAAGTCTTTTGCTCCGGAAGGCAGATATGCAGAGTTCTATAATGATCCTGCCATTGGCTTATTAAG ATCTGATAGAAGCGGAGCAATCGAAGCTGTTCAAACTTCCGAGAAAATCTTGTATGGTAAAAAGGCTATTGTAATTGCTGCTGGTGCATGGAGTGGATCCTTGATGAGAAGCTTTGACGTTAATGCACCAGATGTTCCTGTAAAGCCTCGAAAG GGCCATCTTCTTGTGTTGGAGAACTTCAATGAGATTAAACTAAACCATGGCCTGATGGAGGCAGGATATATAGATCATCAGGTCGGCACTTCGTCTGATTCAGCTACAGCAGATAGTGAGCAAACTTTGCTCTCCATATCAATGACAGCCACCATAGATGCGAAAGGCAATCTTGTTCTAG GCAGCAGCCGCCAGTTCAGTGGATTTTGTAGAGAAGTAGACGAGTCTATCATCAAGCGCATATGGGACCGAGCAGGGGAGTTCTTTCCCACACTAAGGACTATATCTCTTGATTCATTGCGGAAGAGACAGATAAGAATAGGACACCGACCTTATA TGCCCGATGGGAAGCCGGTGATTGGCCCTGTTCCCGGTTTGCCGAACATTTTACTTGCAACAGGACACGAAGGAAGCGGACTTAGCTTG GAGTTTCCGGATTCTATTCATTATTCTTCGGTGGCCTCCAAAGATGTATGA
- the LOC109711272 gene encoding uncharacterized protein LOC109711272 isoform X3, which yields MESIYLHSLNPNPNPNPLSRSTSGPWRSRFAPNLRSSNRLLRIRRPRSLAPPLALQRRSSDHDVVVVGAGIVGLAIARHLLLHCGLSVAVADAGVPCSGATGAGQGYVWMAHKTLGSDAWQLAVRSKQLWEEMADGVAREGLDPQHILGWKKTGSLLIGRSAEELTTLEERVKVFTEAGLRAEYLSSSSLSSMEPALEVGKEGGAAFLPDDCQLDAHQTVSFIEKRNKSFAPEGRYAEFYNDPAIGLLRSDRSGAIEAVQTSEKILYGKKAIVIAAGAWSGSLMRSFDVNAPDVPVKPRKGHLLVLENFNEIKLNHGLMEAGYIDHQVGTSSDSATADSEQTLLSISMTATIDAKGNLVLGSSRQFSGFCREVDESIIKRIWDRAGEFFPTLRTISLDSLRKRQIRIGHRPYMPDGKPVIGPVPGLPNILLATGHEGSGLSLISQALGTAEMVADMILGNSPVVDCTPFSIRE from the exons ATGGAGTCCATTTATCTCCACtctctaaaccctaaccctaaccctaatcccctCTCCCGCTCCACCTCCGGTCCATGGCGATCCCGCTTCGCTCCCAATCTCCGATCCTCCAATCGTCTTCTCAGGATCCGACGGCCCAGATCCCTCGCCCCGCCCCTCGCGCTGCAGCGGCGTTCCTCCGACCacgacgtcgtcgtcgtcggcgccgGGATCGTCGGGCTCGCCATCgcccgccacctcctcctccactgcggcctctccgtcgccgtcgccgacgcCGGCGTCCCGTGCTCCGGCGCCACCGGAGCTG GGCAGGGGTACGTATGGATGGCGCACAAGACGCTGGGGAGCGACGCGTGGCAGCTGGCGGTGAGGAGCAAGCAGCTGTGGGAGGAGATGGCGGACGGCGTGGCGCGGGAGGGGTTGGATCCTCAACACATCTTGGGTTGGAAGAAAAcag GAAGCTTATTGATCGGTAGGAGTGCAGAAGAGCTAACTACATTGGAAGAAAGGGTGAAAGTTTTTACTGAAGCAGGGTTGAGAGCCGAATACTTGTCTAGCTCTTCATTGAGTTCAATGGAACCAGCACTTGAAGTTGGAAAAGAAGGTGGGGCTGCATTTCTACCAGATGATTGCCAGTTGGATGCACATCAGACTGTTTCTTTCATCGAAAAG CGTAATAAGTCTTTTGCTCCGGAAGGCAGATATGCAGAGTTCTATAATGATCCTGCCATTGGCTTATTAAG ATCTGATAGAAGCGGAGCAATCGAAGCTGTTCAAACTTCCGAGAAAATCTTGTATGGTAAAAAGGCTATTGTAATTGCTGCTGGTGCATGGAGTGGATCCTTGATGAGAAGCTTTGACGTTAATGCACCAGATGTTCCTGTAAAGCCTCGAAAG GGCCATCTTCTTGTGTTGGAGAACTTCAATGAGATTAAACTAAACCATGGCCTGATGGAGGCAGGATATATAGATCATCAGGTCGGCACTTCGTCTGATTCAGCTACAGCAGATAGTGAGCAAACTTTGCTCTCCATATCAATGACAGCCACCATAGATGCGAAAGGCAATCTTGTTCTAG GCAGCAGCCGCCAGTTCAGTGGATTTTGTAGAGAAGTAGACGAGTCTATCATCAAGCGCATATGGGACCGAGCAGGGGAGTTCTTTCCCACACTAAGGACTATATCTCTTGATTCATTGCGGAAGAGACAGATAAGAATAGGACACCGACCTTATA TGCCCGATGGGAAGCCGGTGATTGGCCCTGTTCCCGGTTTGCCGAACATTTTACTTGCAACAGGACACGAAGGAAGCGGACTTAGCTT GATATCTCAGGCATTGGGCACTGCTGAAATGGTTGCTGATATGATCTTAGGGAACTCCCCTGTGGTGGACTGCACTCCGTTCTCCATACGCG AGTAA
- the LOC109711272 gene encoding uncharacterized protein LOC109711272 isoform X2, with protein MESIYLHSLNPNPNPNPLSRSTSGPWRSRFAPNLRSSNRLLRIRRPRSLAPPLALQRRSSDHDVVVVGAGIVGLAIARHLLLHCGLSVAVADAGVPCSGATGAGQGYVWMAHKTLGSDAWQLAVRSKQLWEEMADGVAREGLDPQHILGWKKTGSLLIGRSAEELTTLEERVKVFTEAGLRAEYLSSSSLSSMEPALEVGKEGGAAFLPDDCQLDAHQTVSFIEKRNKSFAPEGRYAEFYNDPAIGLLRSDRSGAIEAVQTSEKILYGKKAIVIAAGAWSGSLMRSFDVNAPDVPVKPRKGHLLVLENFNEIKLNHGLMEAGYIDHQVGTSSDSATADSEQTLLSISMTATIDAKGNLVLGSSRQFSGFCREVDESIIKRIWDRAGEFFPTLRTISLDSLRKRQIRIGHRPYMPDGKPVIGPVPGLPNILLATGHEGSGLSLISQALGTAEMVADMILGNSPVVDCTPFSIRAR; from the exons ATGGAGTCCATTTATCTCCACtctctaaaccctaaccctaaccctaatcccctCTCCCGCTCCACCTCCGGTCCATGGCGATCCCGCTTCGCTCCCAATCTCCGATCCTCCAATCGTCTTCTCAGGATCCGACGGCCCAGATCCCTCGCCCCGCCCCTCGCGCTGCAGCGGCGTTCCTCCGACCacgacgtcgtcgtcgtcggcgccgGGATCGTCGGGCTCGCCATCgcccgccacctcctcctccactgcggcctctccgtcgccgtcgccgacgcCGGCGTCCCGTGCTCCGGCGCCACCGGAGCTG GGCAGGGGTACGTATGGATGGCGCACAAGACGCTGGGGAGCGACGCGTGGCAGCTGGCGGTGAGGAGCAAGCAGCTGTGGGAGGAGATGGCGGACGGCGTGGCGCGGGAGGGGTTGGATCCTCAACACATCTTGGGTTGGAAGAAAAcag GAAGCTTATTGATCGGTAGGAGTGCAGAAGAGCTAACTACATTGGAAGAAAGGGTGAAAGTTTTTACTGAAGCAGGGTTGAGAGCCGAATACTTGTCTAGCTCTTCATTGAGTTCAATGGAACCAGCACTTGAAGTTGGAAAAGAAGGTGGGGCTGCATTTCTACCAGATGATTGCCAGTTGGATGCACATCAGACTGTTTCTTTCATCGAAAAG CGTAATAAGTCTTTTGCTCCGGAAGGCAGATATGCAGAGTTCTATAATGATCCTGCCATTGGCTTATTAAG ATCTGATAGAAGCGGAGCAATCGAAGCTGTTCAAACTTCCGAGAAAATCTTGTATGGTAAAAAGGCTATTGTAATTGCTGCTGGTGCATGGAGTGGATCCTTGATGAGAAGCTTTGACGTTAATGCACCAGATGTTCCTGTAAAGCCTCGAAAG GGCCATCTTCTTGTGTTGGAGAACTTCAATGAGATTAAACTAAACCATGGCCTGATGGAGGCAGGATATATAGATCATCAGGTCGGCACTTCGTCTGATTCAGCTACAGCAGATAGTGAGCAAACTTTGCTCTCCATATCAATGACAGCCACCATAGATGCGAAAGGCAATCTTGTTCTAG GCAGCAGCCGCCAGTTCAGTGGATTTTGTAGAGAAGTAGACGAGTCTATCATCAAGCGCATATGGGACCGAGCAGGGGAGTTCTTTCCCACACTAAGGACTATATCTCTTGATTCATTGCGGAAGAGACAGATAAGAATAGGACACCGACCTTATA TGCCCGATGGGAAGCCGGTGATTGGCCCTGTTCCCGGTTTGCCGAACATTTTACTTGCAACAGGACACGAAGGAAGCGGACTTAGCTT GATATCTCAGGCATTGGGCACTGCTGAAATGGTTGCTGATATGATCTTAGGGAACTCCCCTGTGGTGGACTGCACTCCGTTCTCCATACGCG CAAGATGA